A genomic segment from Triticum dicoccoides isolate Atlit2015 ecotype Zavitan chromosome 1A, WEW_v2.0, whole genome shotgun sequence encodes:
- the LOC119352077 gene encoding uncharacterized protein LOC119352077: MKDLGPLHYFLGIAVTRTADGFFLSQSKYADELLERANMQGCKPAPTPVDTRAKLSASDGALISDASEYRNIVGALQYMTMTRPDITYAVQQCCLVMHDLRDVHRAPAKRILHYLCDTSSHGLHLRRSGSLDLVAYSDADWAGCPDTCRSTSGYAVYLDDSLVSWSSKRQATVSRSSAEAEYCAVANAVAESCWIRQLLGELVVPLPRASVIFCDNISSVYMAANPVHHRRTKHIELDIHFVREKVALGELRVLHVPTSNSSPTCSPKDCPWILPSSSMPRYERDDVAPSYADDCASGMSIAQRWFLAKERCTVLAIRSCVEWEPETFPLVEALLGKPVVPLGLLPPSADGGRRRAAGSSEDHVTLRWLEEQPPDSVVYIALGSEVPLSVEQVHELALGLELAGTRFLWALRKPAGAVLDNDDALPPGFQDRTRGHGVVTMGWVPQISILAHAAVGAFLTHCGRNSLIEGLLFGHPLVMLPIFSDQGPNARQMEAKKVGLQVARDDDDGSFDRHGVAAAVRTVMLDGEARRGFVAGALKMQAIVADKERHERYIDEFVQQLRSYLPTDDLTTATPNSS, from the exons ATGAAAGACCTCGGGCCTCTACACTACTTCCTCGGGATCGCCGTCACTCGCACCGCGGATGGCTTCTTCCTCTCCCAGAGCAAGTACGCCGACGAACTACTCGAGCGCGCCAACATGCAGGGCTGTAAGCCGGCGCCCACGCCGGTCGACACGCGCGCCAAGCTGTCCGCCAGTGATGGTGCCCTCATCTCCGACGCCTCCGAGTACCGCAACATCGTCGGCGCACTCCAGTACATGACCATGACTCGGCCAGACATCACCTACGCCGTCCAACAGTGTTGTCTGGTGATGCATGATCTCCGCGACGTCCACCGTGCGCCGGCCAAGCGCATCCTGCACTACCTATGCGACACTTCATCACATGGGCTCCATCTCCGACGGTCCGGCTCcctcgacctcgtcgcctactctgacgcggactgggctggctgcccagaCACGTGTCGGTCGACGTCCGGCTACGCTGTGTACCTCGACGACTCGCTTGTATCATGGTCATCCAAACGACAGGCGACGGTGTCTCGCTCGAGCGCCGAGGCAGAATACTGCGCGGTTGCAAACGCAGTTGCTGAGAGCTGCTGGATCCGTCAACTTCTTGGCGAGCTCGTTGTACCTCTACCTCGCGCCAGCGTCATCTTCTGCGACAACATCTCGTCCGTCTACATGGCGGCCAACCCCGTCCACCATCGCCGGACCAAGCACATCGAGCTCGACATCCACTTTGTGCGCGAGAAAGTGGCATTGGGCGAGCTGCGCGTTCTCCACGTGCCAACCTCCAACAGTTCGCCGACGTGCTCACCAAAGGACTGCCCATG GATCCTACCATCATCATCTATGCCCCGTTACGAGCGGGACGACGTGGCACCGTCTTATGCCGACGACTGCGCGTCGGGTATGTCCATCGCCCAGCGCTGGTTCTTGGCGAAAGAGAGGTGCACGGTCCTGGCCATCCGGAGCTGCGTGGAGTGGGAGCCCGAGACCTTCCCGCTGGTGGAGGCACTCCTCGGCAAGCCGGTCGTGCCCCTGGGCCTCCTGCCGCCGTCGGCCGACGGCGGCAGGCGCCGCGCGGCCGGATCGTCAGAGGACCACGTCACGCTACGCTGGCTAGAAGAGCAGCCGCCCGACTCCGTCGTGTACATCGCGCTGGGGAGCGAGGTGCCGCTGAGCGTTGAGCAGGTGCACGAGCTGGCCCTGGGGCTGGAGCTCGCCGGGACACGCTTCCTCTGGGCTCTGCGGAAGCCCGCCGGCGCCGTCCTCGACAACGACGACGCCCTGCCCCCCGGTTTCCAGGACCGCACCCGCGGCCATGGGGTGGTGACCATGGGATGGGTGCCCCAGATCAGCATCCTGGCGCACGCCGCCGTGGGCGCGTTCCTGACGCACTGCGGCCGGAACTCGCTCATCGAAGGGCTTCTGTTCGGGCACCCTCTCGTCATGCTGCCCATCTTCAGTGACCAGGGCCCGAATGCCCGCCAAATGGAGGCGAAGAAGGTAGGGTTGCAGGTGGCGAGGGACGACGACGACGGGTCGTTCGACCGCCATGGCGTTGCGGCCGCGGTCCGGACCGTCATGCTGGACGGAGAAGCCAGGAGGGGATTTGTGGCGGGTGCCCtcaagatgcaggcgatcgtggCCGACAAGGAACGCCATGAGAGATACATCGACGAATTTGTTCAACAACTCAGATCGTATCTGCCAACTGACGATCTCACTACTGCCACCCCCAACTCCAGCTGA
- the LOC119272601 gene encoding protein SRC2-like, translating into MAYRVLEVTLISAKDLKKVTMFSKMRVYAVVSISGGDPRTPTHRTHSDRHGGRNPMWHAPLRFPIPTAADPRGLALHVLLRAERSFGDRDVGEVVVPVQDLVAVAPPAGEHRHLSYQVRSPMSGRKRGVLHISYSLSDAPAPTAAAPGDAQYMQTNAAAKAGADPVTAYPPYHHQQHAVPPYGYNPPYGYAGASYGYGPAAAAPYGYGAPSAAAARQDGGVGMGSGFGMGLLGAAVGGMMMGLGEGVGEIIADSDMSMDGCF; encoded by the coding sequence ATGGCGTACCGGGTGCTGGAGGTGACGCTGATCTCGGCCAAGGACCTGAAGAAGGTGACGATGTTCTCCAAGATGCGCGTGTACGCGGTGGTGTCCATCTCCGGCGGCGACCCAAGGACGCCGACGCACAGGACGCACTCGGACCGGCACGGCGGCCGGAACCCCATGTGGCACGCGCCGCTGCGGTTCCCCATCCCGACCGCCGCCGACCCGCGGGGGCTGGCGCTGCACGTGCTCCTCCGCGCCGAGCGCTCCTTCGGTGACCGCGACGTCGGCGAGGTGGTGGTGCCGGTGCAGGACCTCGTCGCCGTGGCGCCGCCCGCCGGCGAGCATCGGCACCTCAGCTACCAGGTGCGCAGCCCGATGAGCGGCCGGAAGCGCGGCGTGCTCCACATCTCCTACAGCCTCTCCGACGCGCCTGCCCCCACGGCGGCGGCGCCGGGCGACGCGCAGTACATGCAGACGAACGCGGCGGCCAAGGCCGGCGCCGACCCGGTGACCGCGTACCCGCCGTACCACCACCAGCAGCACGCCGTGCCGCCGTACGGCTACAATCCACCGTACGGGTACGCGGGGGCGTCGTACGGCTACGGCCCCGCCGCGGCCGCTCCCTACGGGTACGGCGCGCCGTCCGCCGCGGCGGCCAGGCAAGACGGAGGCGTCGGGATGGGCTCCGGGTTCGGGATGGGGCTCCTCGGCGCGGCGGTCGGCGGGATGATGATGGGCCTCGGCGAGGGCGTGGGCGAGATCATCGCCGACTCGGACATGAGCATGGACGGCTGCTTCTGA